A genomic window from Ruminiclostridium cellulolyticum H10 includes:
- a CDS encoding peptidoglycan-binding protein, which produces MGSVKFKYTDETAVYPKLVNAVNILCAAKGQSCICTSGYRSLEKQKNVNAQSLQCHKGAYQKPDGSVWTNDGKCWAAAYGKSNHCYCIAMDITDSWFQALTNAELRKYGLVKPMSYEPWHVQLLEHNGINQKQKEAIRDSVLKGVNEEMEVKEFQSMAGLTADGVAGPKTKDKAKEILRVCQNILGNEYCTAEEVIKATQTNPARWLGLLKTVKYFDAFVMNIVKNMRGEK; this is translated from the coding sequence ATGGGAAGCGTAAAGTTCAAGTATACAGATGAAACAGCGGTATATCCAAAGCTAGTTAATGCGGTAAATATTTTGTGTGCTGCAAAGGGCCAGAGCTGCATCTGCACCTCTGGTTACAGGAGTCTGGAAAAACAGAAAAATGTAAATGCTCAATCCTTACAATGTCATAAAGGAGCATACCAAAAACCAGACGGGTCAGTTTGGACAAATGATGGCAAGTGTTGGGCTGCTGCTTACGGTAAATCAAATCATTGCTATTGTATAGCCATGGATATAACAGATAGTTGGTTTCAGGCTCTTACTAATGCCGAATTAAGGAAGTACGGGCTTGTTAAACCAATGAGCTATGAGCCATGGCATGTGCAGCTGCTGGAACACAACGGAATAAATCAGAAACAAAAGGAAGCAATCAGGGACAGTGTACTTAAGGGGGTAAATGAAGAAATGGAAGTAAAAGAATTTCAGTCAATGGCCGGATTGACCGCAGATGGAGTGGCAGGCCCTAAAACAAAAGACAAGGCCAAAGAGATTTTAAGAGTATGCCAGAATATACTAGGGAACGAATACTGCACTGCCGAAGAGGTTATCAAGGCTACTCAAACCAATCCAGCCAGATGGCTTGGTTTGCTAAAAACAGTAAAATACTTTGATGCGTTTGTAATGAATATAGTTAAAAATATGAGGGGAGAAAAGTAA
- a CDS encoding DNA adenine methylase encodes MNSFIGWIGGKNYLKKEITKRFPEGMKRYIEVFGGAAWVLFYKDSHADMEVYNDYNSELVNLFRCVKYHCGELQRELQYLLNSRELFNDFKSQYNMQGLTDIQRAARFFMILKTSYGSNQRDFGCIKKNIANITEYLDRISERLAGVIVENRDFENLIKIYDRLDAFFYLDPPYYGTEKYYQAEFKPEDHERLAKTLKSIKGKFLLSYNDCEYVRELYRDFTIEEVQRNHNLLNRYKGKEKTYCEVLLRNY; translated from the coding sequence ATGAATAGTTTTATTGGATGGATCGGCGGAAAGAATTATTTAAAAAAAGAAATAACAAAAAGGTTCCCGGAAGGTATGAAAAGGTACATAGAGGTTTTCGGAGGAGCGGCATGGGTGCTTTTCTACAAGGATTCTCATGCAGATATGGAAGTTTATAATGACTATAACAGTGAGCTTGTTAATTTGTTCAGGTGTGTAAAGTACCACTGTGGGGAACTGCAAAGAGAGTTGCAATATTTATTAAATTCTAGGGAACTTTTTAATGATTTCAAATCACAATACAATATGCAGGGCTTAACAGATATTCAGAGGGCAGCAAGATTCTTTATGATACTTAAAACCAGCTACGGTAGTAACCAGAGAGATTTTGGCTGTATTAAAAAGAATATTGCCAATATAACCGAATATCTGGACAGGATTAGTGAAAGACTGGCCGGAGTAATAGTGGAGAACAGAGACTTTGAAAACCTGATTAAAATATATGACAGGCTAGATGCTTTCTTCTATCTGGATCCGCCGTACTACGGAACAGAAAAGTATTATCAGGCTGAATTCAAACCCGAGGATCACGAAAGACTTGCCAAAACATTGAAAAGTATAAAAGGTAAATTCCTGCTGTCATACAATGACTGTGAGTATGTAAGGGAACTATACAGAGACTTTACTATTGAGGAAGTTCAGAGAAACCATAATTTACTGAACAGGTATAAGGGGAAGGAGAAGACATATTGTGAGGTGTTGTTGAGGAATTATTAA
- a CDS encoding peptidoglycan-binding domain-containing protein has protein sequence MIVKEFQSMVGLTADGVAGPKTKEKAKELLRVCQNILGNEYCTAEV, from the coding sequence ATGATAGTAAAAGAATTTCAGTCAATGGTCGGATTGACCGCAGACGGAGTGGCAGGCCCTAAAACAAAAGAGAAAGCAAAAGAGCTTTTAAGAGTATGCCAGAATATACTAGGGAACGAATACTGCACTGCCGAAGTATAA